CCGGCTCTGCCCCTTCCTGTAGAGACTGTCAGAATTCGCCGACCAGCCCAGTCTATCGTCCAGCAGCTGCCCCAGGTACTTGTTGGTCTGGACCCCCTCCACATTGACTCCCTCAATGGACACTGGTAGCATATGAGGCCTAGTCCTCCGGAAGCTCACCACCAGCGCTTTAGTCTTGGAGCTGTTCAGCTGCTGACGCTTCGATCTGCACCATAACACAAAGTCCTCCACAAGACTCCAGGACTCGCCCTCCTATACACCCCTGATACCCCACACAATTTCGATGTAATCCGAGTACCTCTGCATGTGGCAAATCTCAGTTGTACTTGAAGTGGGAAGTGTGCAGGGTGAACAACAAGGGTTCACCATGGCGTGCCTGTGCTGCTGACCACTGTCTCAAAGGAGCTGTCGCTCAGCCTGGCATACTAGCGTCTCCCCGTGAGGTAGACCGTAATCCAGGTCACCAGGTGTTAGTCTACCCTCATATCTGTCAGCTTGTCTCTCAGTAGGAGAGTTTGGATGGTATTGAAGGCACTGGACAAATCTAAAACCATGATCCTCGCAGCACCGCTCCCCTTGTCCAGTTGAGAGGAAGCCCTGTATAGGGTAGACAGAAGATGGAATCTTCCACTGCCACCTTCTCCTGGTAGGCAAATTGCAGTGGGCCAATTGCACGACTATCCTGGGGTATAAAGAGATAAAGTAGAAGCCATTCCAAAGTTGCTACTCTGCTGACTTGGATCTGgagtggtggggtggtgggtcACCTCATCTGTAGGCAGCATGGGGAAGGAGAACATCTGTTGATAATGTAGATAATGGGAAACATGCATCAACATCAGCatctgtggggggtgggggtgtgggggggttccACCTGAACACACTGCAGCTCTGCCTGATTTCCATATTTGAAGGCTCTCTTTGTCTTGGTTATAGAAGTCCTTGACGTCACTGCTAGGGCTTGTTATTTGGGAAGCATGCGTACAGTTTTAATGGGAACCTACGCCCTTGCAAAAATGGGGGTTGTCAGGGATGCAGTATTTGCTTAGCTATAAACACATGCTTTCTACTTAATTTGATCGAAGATTTCATTAACCCAATAATGTTAACCTGACCAATAATGTTTGTATAACATTTCCTGTCTGATATTTTAATTGAAATCTGTGATCGGATTCCCCCCATTGTAGTTCCTGGTGGTGCTAATTGACAGTCAAAGTTGTTCTCCATTTAAATGTAATTCGACCTACTTAAGTATTAGAATCAACTTTTTTCTTACTTCCTAAATCAATTTCAATTTGAAATCTGGCGAGGCAAAGGAAACACCATTCCATAAGAATAGCATAAATGTTGACTGATATTAAAGAAAGAACATTTCCCGGAGGTGGAATTAACCGTTTAGCCTGCATCACTTGCTTGTGTTAGCCTACATTAGCCATGTTCCCATTAATCTAATATGGTATATGTACattaaatgtattacatttaatAAGGTATTACATTTTCGATCAGGCTAAGTCCACATTATTATGAAATTATTCAGGCGTTATTACATTTTCAGGAAATTATTAGATGGATGGATCTATCGATATCGATCTTTCGATAGATTTACATTATTAATCCCCAGGGAGGAAATTAAGGTGTCTTCGCAGCCAGGCACATATATAAgaataaaaacaaatacaatcaCAATAACATTTCTGATAAATGCAATAAGATAAATAAATTCCATCATGCCACAAGCTTAAAGTCCAGTTTCCTGACCATAGGTTTAATAATAGGCACTGGTGAATTTACAGTGTCTAATAATAGTCATCTAACAAAGGGCGAGTGAGGTCTGACGGGGCCAGATGAGTTGTAAAGTTTGATGGCAGCAGGCAGAAATGATTTCCTGTAACGTTCCTTTAAACACTGTGGTTGGATGAATCTGCTGCTTAAGGTGCTCTTTAGTACATCAAGTATTTTGTGGAGGGGGTTGGATTGTAGGTCCGGACCCTGGCTTCTACGGGGACCCAATACTTTCCATATGACAGAAGCCTTTCGTTAAAggtaattaaaaaaaagataGTTCAACTGCTGCAGGGATCAACAATAAATCAAACGTCTCATGATACTTGACCCAGTGTTAGCCAACTAATTATTTGTCATTATTATCAGTAAAACTGTTTTAACAGAAAATACAGTTGTACTTTCAGGCAAAAGCttcatgtttttttctgtaGGTAAATGGACAGTACTTCAGGGGGCCAAGCTGCCACCCATACATGCAGTTGCCTAGGATGGGCCTATGGGGGCTGCTGTTGCGTTGTTTATGGTCCAGTTGGCATcttgaatgcatttacagtcTGAATCAGTCCCATCTGACTCTTGCCACGGTTCTGTTTTAAATAAGGTGTTATTTCCTGTTCAACTGCAACACAGAGATCCTATTCAACATCACATGCCTGCTAACCACAATGTTCTGTGTTTTCAAGGGAGAGATAAAAATGGTGTATTTACTAAACAAATTCTATATACTTAGCACAGCTTATTATAGACCAGATGCAAAATGTGTGCGCACTACAAGCAACACGTAACACCTGTGCTGCTTTacacacaacatttacatttttggtgACCAAAATGACAGAGTGTATCCTATTTTGCCTATGGTCAGGCATTACATGgtgctttctgtgtgtgtttcacaaaGAGGTTATAAAGTGGTGAATGCCTACATTTACTAAACAAATTAGCCTAACAATAGTCATATGTCAAATGACATTAATTTGAAGCATGTGCAGCATCCTCTTCTGTGCATCTTTGAATCAAATCCAATATTAGTTGTTATTATTTAGCCAACTTTAACGACTTTGGCCAATTTGTCCACTGGGCTACCTTCCATGACATTGTACTTCACATTTACAGTATGATATTGTTTTCTCTTCTATGTAATATCGTAGTTGAGATATTGTGGTTGCACTGTAGTTGAGATATTACTGTGGCACTGTGCCATCATGGTgaaatgtggttactttacaccgTGTGGTAAATGCAAATAATTCCTTGACTCTAACCACGTCAAAGCTGACAGGTTCGCAGATTTTTGCTGCACTTTCTCTGTACAAAAGCAtcagttaaataaataaaatgtacaatctGGGAGCTGTGTTCAGGAATGAGCTAAGTTGCTGAGTCAGGTCAAGTCATGTGGTTTTTAATGTCATTTCaatcacatacatacaaacgACGCTCCTCCAGGACCATGGCGTTAcataaaacaacacaaaatTCATGAGACTACATCTATTTCTGAACTACATGTAACTAAATAAGACTTGCATTTCTACATACAGTGCATGTGAAAACGTGTGCCAAAGGACAAACTGTAACCTAGTGCAACATGATAAAATAATATGAATATTCCAGTAAAAATGCTTACTTAAAATAACTTACTCTTAAAAACACTGGGAGGTAGATTTCCTAAGACTGCGCAGTTTACGCTGCGTCTGTTAATGAAAGTTCGGTAATAGCGCCCGCTATGCTTCCTCATTTTgtgtagtaggctatttatcaAACCTGACACTCATCGGGCAATCAGAGCATACTCCACTCTTTAGCGTAATTAGCGCGCCTTTAAAAGAGGAAACAATGGGCCCACGTCACGTGTATCTATCATGGATCTTCCTACTTTAAAAAGAGAGCGCAATCTTATATTTCGTGACGATAAAATTGACCTATTAGTGGATGAAGTAACAGCAAACCTGAACATATTACAGGGCAGAACATCCACACCCCTCGGAAAAAAATGGTGTATGTCTTCGCCTTGCTTGGATCATTGCTGCCATTGAATACGGTAAATTTGTACACACGGGAATACGCGCTTACACCTGCTTATAAGAGGCGAAGAATTTCCCCCGCAGAACAGAGGCTCGCTCTTACTGGCAGTCTTTGTAAATACCACTGAATATATAATCAGGCGCACTTTACGAGTATCCTCCCACCTTTTTGGATGGAATTCTCACTTTCACTATGACCCTCCCACGAACGCATATTGAAAGCGCAACTTGTCTGTAGGCCCACTCGCTCATGTGGCAGGCAATCTGCGATTTTACCCAAGTGCGCCCTGTTTGTAAATAGCCCGCATCGGTTAAGTCAGTCTTTGCGGATATTACTCCTGCTCTGAAAAGGGGTCTGTAAGGAACTGTGAAGGGGTTCTGCGTGGAACAATtatatttagtaataatcaatATTTCAGTTAGGTTGgtattttctttgtttcttcAAGGCCAATCCTCATACCTTCTGTCtagaaaaaataaacataatCGTATTAAAAGTACACATTTACATATTGTACTTTTATACACATTGTACTTATTGTGTCAGAGATCTTTCTCAAGGAGGATTGTTGGGGGTCTGTTCTCTTTCGTGATGGATGCTCGCTTAACTCTTTTGCGGTGTCTGGGGCACCTTTACACCATtataaatgtatgttttctcCACACTTGTCTGCCCACCCCTCTCCATAGAAATATGACTCAATACTGTAACGCACTCGTATGCAAGTAGGCCTAATCCTGTAGGCTACATCtaggcagatgtgtgtgtgtttgtgtgtgtgtgcgtgtgtttgtggaggagCAAGTAGACCATAGTCATACTGTACAACGTGTTAATATGTTTACCATCAATGATAAATAGTTACTAAATTGATCATTACCAGAACAATGGGGTTGATAAACGATCTTTATTGTAAACATTATTGAATAGTTGATGGCGTCATCATGCAACAGTGTATTAAATGTATACTAGAGAAAATGAGGAAGATTTGTAATAAATACCATAAATAATAAGCATACCTTCTATGAGCTATTATAACATATTTACCTCTTCTTTACTTTTGCAAAGTTTAACTAAAGTATCTATTCTCTCCAGCTTCCACTGCAGTTTATCTGCAACCAGAATCCGCAATTTCATAAAAGTCTCTGGTAGTTTTCTAATCTGATCAACAGTGGCCATATGAACCCAACTTTTTATTCGTCCGATAAGGTCACTCTGGTTAAGTCGCAAAATGCTGGCACGTGTTGGTCTGCTGGATCCCGCAGGTGGATAATTCTTCACAAACCGACGCATTTTACTAACGCTCATCTTGTGGTGAGATACGAAACCTGGAAGGATTTGTCGTAGGAATTCGGCACCATCTGAGAAAAGAatacacatacaaaacacaatGACTAAAAAACGTTTGAATGGTGTTCGGAAATGATTCGTTAATGTTTATAAACGTCCTTACCGCGGCTGATGATCTCAGCGCATGATGCGCAAATGACATCGTGCCAGGTGCGACCTTTTAGCACCACGTGTTTATCCGCGGCAGTGCACGAGGAGTGAGGTGTGCACGGAGCGTCAGAGGATAATTCAACTGAAAAGAATCCACTCGAACATTGTTCACATTTGGAATCTTTTTCAGCTGTGCCTGTGGACACAAAAGGCAGTTAGTTTGTCTTCTATAGGCCTACAAGGTAGAAGAAATGGTTAGCCTATAACTAGCCTACAGTTTGTTAAAATTGTGTTGCTCTCGGCGTTATATCTACCTTTAGATATCACACCGTAACCCGAAGAGCATTCTGTGTGTCTGGTGCAGTCTTGAAGCCACTTGTTAAAGTAATGCCCTGGCTTGCACTCGCACACGCAGTTTTGAGAAGGGGTGCACTCCTTTTTGACTACCCTGTTCCCCACGCACATTCCACAGCGCAGGCACTTGGGTATGTAGTTCCAAAGCTCCGTGAATGAGCCAGTTGGGCACTTCGCGCAATCGCTTTTACCGTTGTCATCACTGCAGGCTTTGCGGAGGTAGGTTCCGGGCGGGCAGAGTTGACACTCTAGCAAACGGCCGCTGTACGGGTCTTCATGCTGGAAAGTTTGCATGTGAGGTTCCGTACTGGCACCGGAGCGACAGCCTAAAATCAGCATCGTTGTCAAAAGGAACTGTGGACAGAGAAAGGGTAAAACAACGAAGAGTCAGTTAAAATTAGTAATATAAGTTTGTCTTAGACTGTAGCCTAATATTGATAAATAATGTTGATAAAATGCCGCCTTTGCCTCTAGCAGAATCAGGACCCACCATGTTTCTAGGTTATGTTCCACCGCTGTAAAAGCGTTGCGCTCTCTGGTCCTGATGGGAGCTCTTGGAAGGCTAAATCCTTTTATAAAGGCATACCTGACGCACATGTGGTGGGAGGGGCTCAGTATTTATGAATGGATACAACATCTCACAGCATCAATGGGCATTAGGCAAAGGCGGGAAAGCCTATTAGGAAAAACATGCAACTTATTTAGTTGGCTAAATGCTGCGTCAGGGTGGTCAGAAGATAGGCTGCCGGTATATGATAGAATGAATTAGGATAATTCTGCTTCCGTGCGGGAACATGTTGCCATTCAGTCGTAActaaaaataaataactaaaaACTTCCGTGAAGCTTCAAATCGAACAAGGATGTGATCTCCAGTTAATGAACACTGAAATCACACTGTCTTATGTAGCCTATTTGTGAGAACGGAAGTTGAAAGATACCGGACTCGAACAAATATAAGGCACTACGCATAATAGTcagcaacaaaacaaaatgaaccAAGTAAATTGTGGTTTAAAAATCATAAATGGTCTGAAAATATTTTTCCTTTCCAAAAGGGGCAGTGAATGGGTCTAACGACATTGTTACAGGAAAGCTCTAACTGGGTAGGCTATTAGTTGTATACAGTTTTGTTTATTAGTTAGGCCTATATAGCTAATCCATCTCTACCACTCTTAGTTCCAGTTCTATTACTGTAGCCTATATTAGTTAATCCATCGCTACCACTAGTACAAGCTCTATTATTGTATATTAGGcctataccatggtctgggtgaatactcaattctgattggctgcaggggtgtacattatagggataatgcccgacgaggtgtccaatatcatctgataatggacgatgcggaggcgtgaaccgttgcttccgcggagtccattatcagatgatattggacacctcgaagggcattatcccgcttaaaccatggtcacttgccaacgatttttatgtgttttaaggcgttttgcaataaaaatctaacgtttttcaactttaaccaactctgatatttctagtcTGCTCAGCTCaaagaaccaacaccggctttcccttggctgagctattagcccaaacgataacgttatgctagcaggattcaaaggcaataacattgtgtacggttgacaaacagtaaatataattttacagtatgtttgacaataagatttgctagctaaccagccatgtcactgtcccaaaatcaatatcaagattttcacgaacaatatcggccgCATACTGAAGTATGGTCGCAGCCTGTGGAgggagttgaatagcaaatggatgtgagatgatcgcatgaAAGTTGaaattttctccaaacagtgattataatttgacagtatgtttaacaacaagactagccagctatcgagccatgtcattgtccccaaataaaatcaagatttttaagaagaaaataatcggccatgtgtagagttgctgctactgtcgtgttggccgcagcctgtctgaggtagattgactagcgagctGAATagtgaatgggatgtgagatgagcggttacgtgacactgacacactacattcagaaaagaaacatttttcaaaaaggttaaaataaatattgaagtcactcattgttgttgtaagttagcttgttaaagtatttcacaattgtaaatggaggctttgactacgtcactgttgttatgatTACTTATTTAAGACATTTTGTACAGGCTcttgtgtagccagcggaataatttagaacggtaaaaagacagtttttctgcaatgacgcagtaggtgtccgttatcattCTATAATGTacccccctgcagccaatcgtcgtcgtcgtcgtcatctgccgcttgtccggggatcgggtcgcgggggcagcgacctaagcagggaggcccagacttccctccccccggccacttccgccagctcttcctgggggaccccaaggcgttcccaggccagctgagagacatagtccctccagcgtgtcctgggtcttccccggggcctcttcccagtgggacgtgcccggaacacctcaccagggaggcgtccaggaggcatcctaatcagatgcccgagccacctcagctggctcctctcaacgcggaggagcagcggttctactctgagcccctcccggatgaccgagcttctcaccctatctctaagggagagcccggacaccctacggagaaagctcatttcggccgcttgtattcgcgatctcgttctttcggtcactacccatagttcgtgaccataggtgagggtaggaacgtagatcgactggtaaatagagagcttcgcctttcgactcagctccttcttcacca
This genomic window from Hypomesus transpacificus isolate Combined female chromosome 4, fHypTra1, whole genome shotgun sequence contains:
- the LOC124467203 gene encoding tumor necrosis factor receptor superfamily member 11B-like, encoding MLILGCRSGASTEPHMQTFQHEDPYSGRLLECQLCPPGTYLRKACSDDNGKSDCAKCPTGSFTELWNYIPKCLRCGMCVGNRVVKKECTPSQNCVCECKPGHYFNKWLQDCTRHTECSSGYGVISKGTAEKDSKCEQCSSGFFSVELSSDAPCTPHSSCTAADKHVVLKGRTWHDVICASCAEIISRDGAEFLRQILPGFVSHHKMSVSKMRRFVKNYPPAGSSRPTRASILRLNQSDLIGRIKSWVHMATVDQIRKLPETFMKLRILVADKLQWKLERIDTLVKLCKSKEEVNML